GAGTCCAGAGTGTAAACCCTTTAAAGCTCTCACCTTTAGCACAAATTAGCCCAGCAATAGTTTTAACAGTTTGAAGCCATCAGTGCTGAGTAGAGAAATACTGACTCTGGTTGCTGTAACAACACCAACAACTGATTGTTATTAAGACCATTCAAAGCTTAATGGTTTACCCTCGTCTTTCCCCAAGGAGTGTACACTAAATCGATCATACgtctggtggttggttagtgtagtgggtaacgcctctgccttctacgctgtagactagggttcaatcccccacctgggtaaccaccctacactctaccaataagagtccttgggcaagactcctaacttcaccttcctgtgtaacaataatcaaattgtaagtcactctggataggagcgtcagccaaatgctgtgaGTGTTCAGTGTAAGTGACATCATCTCACACTAAATTCAGCATTGATCACTAggattcaattcaactttattaaacttcagtgAAATATGAGAACATGCTCTCAAAGTCCTCGTCAGCATGTGAAGACAAAAAGTCCAAGAATAAGcaatttgtctttgtttgaaataatcaaatcaaatcaatcacATTCAGTAAAGTAgatacatcaagaagtgactTTATCTAGACAAATTCAAAACAATCAACTCCCTGATCTCCCTCTACTAAAACTAAGTCAGCTCCAAACTTGATGTCTGAGGTACCTTCATTCTTGGACCTCCTGATCGCCCAGCGTACTCCTCAGAAGTTCTACATTTTCTCAAATTTTAACCTGAGAATATGTGCAGAAATCAGAGCTTTCAACTGTCCTCGTCTTCGGCCGTTTCTTATGACCACTCGGGACGTCCAATGAAGCATAGCAAACATCATTTCCAACCTGCAGttattttgaagatattttTGCTTAAGACAATTAATATATAAAGTACATCcatcaaataaatgaactgttttgagTCGACTGTATTTAAATTGATATATGATATAGAATTTGTTTACGTGTCATACCTCATCATGTTTTCTCATGCTGATATTCCTTTGCTGGTCTGCGTCATGATCAGCTGTTATGGTTGGGAGGGACACAACATCATCCTCATTATTTATTAAGATGTGCAGTGATTTAGAAACATTCTGCCGTTCTTCGTTCATTCGCTGAGTTGACTTTGATTCACTtacaaatatgaacaaacattcTTGATATTAGATATTACTCCCTGTCAGAGAGAGTCAACGTACCTTTAGTTCTGGTGGTGCAGATGCAGTACACACAGATGGAGGAGACCactgaggagaggagaacacacacaggacacacactgaccagcagCTTCCAGCAGACACTACAGTCTGATACaggaggggtggagggggttTCGGAGAGATTGGCACAAGGAACCGTTGTGTCTGAAATAATTAAGAAAATAGAACTGGATTCAATGAGTCAGCAGAACTTCACCTTCATTATTTGCCATCCTAGGTGAAGTTTTACTCTGAACACAACATTCTTGATGTTTCATGGCTTTAAATTTTGCACAAAGACCAGGTCACAAGAATCAGAAGGTCAGAATGACTCAACTCACCCTGGAAAGAGAGGAAAGTGGTTCTGTTCCCATCATGATAAATATCCTCTTTTAGTCTTTCTCCATTCTTATTTCTAGAAAACTTGGTCTCATGTAGAGCGCAGTAGTACAAACCAAGTTCTGATCCAGTGATGTTCTTCACCAGCAGATCGTATGTCAACTTGGACTTGTTCCAAACATGAGAGTAATGTGGAAGTGTCGAGTCCTCAGTTAAATGAAAGAGAGGAGGTTGATGCTCGTCTGAGGGTTTTATCACCCATACTATTTTAAATCTATGCTTCCAGGTGCAGTCGCAGTAGACGGTCACATCATCTCCTGGTTTGACTCTCATCTCCACAACTATTCCAGAGATGCTGGAGATCAAAACACCTGGAACACAAAATCAAACACCAGATTAAACAAATATCTCAGTAACTAATAAGTTCTGATGGCACTAGAGCATCACAAAGTCCACGATGAGATGAAGAAAGTTTACTTACACATTAGAGTGAGGAGCACAGCTCTTGATCTCTCCATCTCAGAGACTGAAGCTGGGGGCTGACAATGGTGAGAGTCTTTGAAGCGGATGTCTGTGCCTGAGATCTGATTGGTCCACGTCAATGGAACCTTTCTGTTGTCGATTCCGTCTCAGCATAGCGGTTAGACGTGTTCAGACAGCCCACCAATGAGAGACGTGCAAACTGATCACATGCTTCCTGACTGGTCACTACTTAAGACAGTGGTCTTTGATTTAGACGTGTGATCAACCTCATTTTTCCACTCTCTCATTTCTTTGACTGGGCGTGTTGGTTTAGGCTAACAGTCAAGCAATGACCAATAAAGTAAAGAAGATTGAAACCAGACTAAATAAATTATGAGCACATCTTTCAGTCAGACTACACATGTTTAGGCCTCTAAGTGCACAACAGAAGTCCTGGAAGTGCTTGAGTTTTCCTTACTTTAACACATCTGGTCCATCTGGAAGAGCTAACTGTCAAACTAGCTAAACCCAATGAAGTATAGCACATATAGCACTGAACTCAGAGACCACCGTTTactgaatttccagtcaaatttgGAGCGACTGGTTTAGGATTACTTGCAACCAACTTCCACGCCTTGGAGGTGGGAAAATGTATCCctccagatttctttgagaaactgaaagtgagtctcctgaaaagaacagaagctgtaataaaggcagataACAGTCTCCATAGATACTGAAAACGTTGATATATTTAGGTTGGAGTTTTCTGTGTGAGGTTCTGTGgaagtgttttttattattagtagtagtaaaatAATCCAAATTAGCAGATCAGTGACATCAGTAATTTCCAACCTCTTGTTCTCAAGGTGTGAAACTGAACACTTGAACATTTTAGACTGACTGTGTGAGAGTTACTGGTTAAAAGTCAGTCTCAATGTTAAGAACAGAGAAGTGTCAGCAGATCAGAGATCAGTTAGTTAAGGTAATCAGtgtggaggggtctgaaatggCCTGATCTGCAGGGTCTCTCTGTGGGTTTCCTGTATCTGCATGTATAAACTTTGATGCTGCAGAGCTCTGAGTATCTGAGCGTGCTTATATGGTGGAGGGAAGTGAATCTTCACGCTTATGAGTTTATCTGATTTGGCCATCAACAGCTCTGTTTCCATTCCAGTCTAAACTGAGCAGGTGTGTGTTGGAGTGAGTGTAAGTGTAGTAAGGAGGCGTTGGCCAAAACCCCAACGCGCCCATCGTTACATTTATTAGAGTTggataatatataaataatctgGATAATGATAGAGGTTATTGTTCCCAGTTCATTCTGTTCTAATTGAGATTCAGGGGTAGGCCGTCATAAACAGCTGCCTGAAAAAGGTAAACAAGCCATCACAGTGCCTGAGCTGTATGTAGAGTTCACCAGTCACAGATGCCTCcatgatgtgtgtgtctgtggtgcaGTAAACAAACTACCTTCTGAGGTTTGGTATTAACCCAGCAGTCTCATTATTGTCACCgagattttattaaaaataaaaatgttgcttCAGGTTTAATAGCAGCAGAATGATCACTCACATGCTGCTTACTCACACGGAGATCAAAAGAACATGAGACACGTTTAAACAGATCCCAGGTCAGTTCCTCCTCTTCAAGCAGGCCTGAAAGTTGTATCTGAGCAGCACAGAGCAGATGTGAGGTCAGTCAGTAAAGACAGTCAGTGAACAGTGGTCTAATGTGCTCTGAGCTGCAGGGCCTCATTGTGGGTTTCCTGTTTTTGAGTGGCTGTTGTTGCTGCTCTTGATCTCTCatggttgggggtggggggtgtctGGGTGGGGGTTAACTGCACTGTTCATCAGATAAAGTGATCTGCACATGGGTGTAAGtgtactttactgtattttagAGACTTCTCAGATGTTCAAAGTTGCCCCATGgctaataatataaaatagatATATACTGACTTTTTACGTGTAAATGGTATTTTTGGTTTCCTACCAGTTACTACAAGTTTGTGATTTGTATTTCTGGAAGTATCAGAGAGcagcagtggctgcatgttaAAATGAGTGTATATCCCATGCACAGGCCAAGGTTCCTCCATGTTCGTAGCCTTTTGCTTTCCCTGTCATTCATACAGCTCATGGATTATTATCACAGTGGAGGCTCCTGAGGGGATTTGGAGCTCCAAGTTGTTGCTTTTGCTTCTCTgcccattgatttatcagtttccAGCTACCACTAGACCTGTGTGGTCTCCAAATGATTGATTTCACCAGTgtaagtgtttttctttctctctcaaatgTTGTTtcacactgtatgtgtgtagatGACAAAATAAATTGAACTGAACTTTAACTTTAGAGTAAACTTGTAAATGAAATCCCAAGTCGGTTTCTCCACTTTAAACAGGCCTGAAAGTTGTATTGACAGATATGAGATCAGGCAGTAAAGACCCTCTGATATGCCTGAGCTGCAGGGTCTCATTGTGGGTTTCCTGTTTTAGTGCGTCTCTCTAACTCTCAGTGTGGGGGAGGAGCAGcacacatcactgtttatttgattcCACCCTGATCaaccacacattttcacaccTGCTTAAACAGCCAATACGCTCTTTATCTGTGGAAGTTTCTTGTGAACACGATTAGAAACACACTGCTAAAATACAACCAGCTGCAGTTTTCTCTCAGTTCTAACTAGGAAAGTAAGCTGAAGGCTGGTCAGTAAGCATCCAGAGTCTACTTCTTTAAATGACTCACTCCTGTAGCCTCCAAATGATCTAGTGTTCAGCCCAAGTCATGAACCGCTAAAGCCGCACAGAGCTCCCTCACTCTATCTGTGAGTTACTTTGGGTTTGAGAAAAGCACAAAAGCTAAATGAGCTCTAAGAGCCAGTCCCTGTCCACAGTGCTGAAACTCCTGCTAGCTTCATTACCAATCCATCAACCTTTAAGAGCTATGCGTGAAGTGATTGTCATACCGGTGGGCTGTGCAGAACCCTCTGGCAATATACTACATAGGCAATCATCTAGCATGTCTGAGGAATCCCAAAGAACAACATACCCATGATGTACCCATCGGTGAATAAGACCTTGGGCAAGTGTTGCCTTCCAGCACCCACTGTAAAGATCAAGGGGAGATGAACCACTGTGAGCTTGCTAGGTGATGGATGTTAAAATGTTATCAGTGCAGCAGGTAGAAGTCGTTCCTAATGGTGATATGAAGACGTCAGTAATGCGCACAGAACTTCAGGAGTTTCTCGTGTGGTCAAGAGGAGCCAGACTTGCTCACTAGCTGTTGGTTGGCTTGAGGAGCTGCTCTGTCATTGATGGTTTATCCCCTTATCCTCTAGACAAGTTATTGTCATATTGATTCTAAGGTTTATTGTTCCTCAACTGCTAtcaattattcactaactacttGGAAACTTTCAAAGAACATGATTATGATGTTGAGAAAATAAACACTCAACTCCAGAAGGTCCTTGGTTAAAGTTCAGTAGGTTGACCAAGGCCATTAAAGTACAGTGTCCACATAGTCTGTGGTCTAAGCCCAAATATAATGGTTATTACTGAAGGTACTGGCATTGTCAGAGTCCATGTGTAAACCCTTTAAAGCTCTCACCTTTAGCACAAACTAGCCCAGCAATAGTTTTAACAGTTTGAAGCCATCAGTGCTGAGTACAGAAATGCTGACTCTGGTTGCTGTAACAACACCAACAACTGATTGTTATTAAGACCATTCAAAGCTTAATGGTTTACCCTTGTTTTTCCCCAAGGAGTGTACACTAAAGCTAGCATACTTTCTtgtgtaacaataatcacattgtaagtcgctctggataggagcgtcagccaaataccGCGAGTGTTCAGTGTAAGTGAGTCACACTTCATTCAGCGTTGATCACTAGGATTCAATTaaactttattaaacttcaatGAAATATGAGAACATGCTCTCAAAGTCATCGTCAGCATGTGAAGACAAAAAGTCCAAAAATAAGcaatttgtctttgtttgaaATACATTTGTAATACCCTGGAAAGACATGGCTATCGCTCAACAGTTACGATGgttagttttttaaaaatcaagaaCATTAAATCGTTAAAAAGCTACTAACTGACCGAAAAGACAGAGGAACACAACAAAGGATGAAATCCCTGAGGAAGCCAATAAGCCAACAAACTTGGGATGTAATCAAATCAATCACATTCAGTAAAGTAGATAAATCATCAAGAAGTGACTTTATCTAGACAAATTCAAAACAATCAACTCGCTCATCTCACTCTATTAAAACTAAGTCAGCTCCAAACTTCATGACTGAGGTACCTTCATTCTTGGACCTCCTGATCGTCCAGCGTACTCCTCAGAAGTTCTACATTTTCTCAAATTTTAACCTGAGAATATGTGCAGAAATCAGAGCTTTCAACTGTCCTCGTCTTCAGCCGTTTCTTATGACCACTCGGGACGTCCATTGAAGCATAGCAAACATCATTTCCAACCTGCAAttattttgaagatattttTGCTTAAGACAATTAATATATAAAGTACATCcatcaaataaatgaactgttttgagTCGACTGTatttaaattgatttaaatttgatataGAATTTGTTTACGTCTCATACCTCATCATGTTTTCTCATGCTGATATTCCTTTGCTGGTCTGCTTCATGATCAGCTGTTATGGTTGGGAGGGACACGACATCATCCTCATTATTTATTAAGATGTGCAGTGATTTAGAAACATTCTGCCGTTCTTCGTTCATTCGCTGAGTTGACTTTGATTCACTtacaaatatgaacaaacattcTTGATATTAGATATTACTCCCTGTCAGAGAGAGTCAACGTACCTTTAGTTCTGGTGGTGCAGATGCAGTACACACAGATGGAGGAGACCactgaggagaggagaacacacacaggacacacactgaccagcagCTTCCAGCAGACACTACAGTCTGATACaggaggggtggagggggtCTGGGAGAGATTGGCACAAGGAACCGTTGTGTCTGAAATAATTAAGAAAATAGAACTGGATTCAATGAGTCAGCAGAACTTCACCTTCATTATTTGCCATCCTAGGTGAAGTTTTACTCTGAACACAACATTCTTGATGTTTCATGGCTTTAAATTTTGCAAAAAGACCAGATCACAAGAATCAGAAGGTCAGAATGACTAAACTTACCCTGGAAAGAGAGGAAAGTGGTTCTGTTCCCATCAAGATAAAGATCCTCTATTAATCCATCTCCATTCTTATTTCTAGAAAACATGGTCTCATGTAGAGCGCAGTAGTACAAGCCAAGTTCTGATCCAGTGATGTTCTTCACCAGGAGATCGTATGTCAACTTGGACTTGTTCCAAACATGAGAGTAATGTGGAAGTGTCGAGTGCTCAGTTAAATGAAAGAGAGGAGTTTGATGCTCGTGTGAGGGTTTTATCACCCATACTATTTTAAATCTACGCTTCCAGGTGCAGTCGCAGTAGATGGTGACATCGTCTCCTGGTTTGACTCTCATCTCCACAACTATTCCAGAGATGCTGGAGATCAAAACACCTGGAACACAAAATCAAACACCAGATTAAACAAATATCTCAGTAACTAATAAGTTCTGATGGCACTAGAGCGTCACAAAGTCCACGATGAGATGAACAAAGTTTACTTACACATTAGAGTGAGGAGCACAGCACTTGATCTCTCCATCTCAGAGACTGAAGCTGGGGGCTGACAATGGTGAGAGTCTTTGAAGCGGATGTCTGTGCCTGAGATCTGATTGGTCCACGTCAATGGAACCTTTCTGTTGTCGATTCCGTCTCAGCATAGCGGTTAGACGTGTTCAGACAGCCCACCAATGACAGACGTGCAAACTGATCACATGCTTCCTGACTGGTCACTTCTTAAGACAGTGGTCTTTGATTTAGACGTGTGATCAACCTCATTTTTCCACTCTCTCATTTCTTTGACTGGGCGTGTTGGTTTAGGCTAACAGTCAAGCAATGTCCAATAAAGTAAAGAAGATTGAAACCAGACTAAATAAATTATGAGCACATCTTTCAGTCAGACTACACATGTTTAGGCCTCTAAGTGCACAACAGAAGTCCTGGAAGTGCTTGAGTTTTCCTTACTTTAACACATCTGGTCCATCATCTGGCTGGAAGAGCTAACTGTCAAACTAGCTAAACCCAATGAAGTATAGCACATATAGCACTGAACTCAGAGACCACCGTttacttcatttccagtcaaatttgGAGCGACTGGTTTAGGATTACTTGCAACCAACTTCCGCGCCTTGGAGGTGGGAAAATGTATCCCTCCAGATTTCTTGGAGAAAcagaaagtgagtctcctgaaaagaacagaagctgtaataaaggcagataACAGTCTCCATAGATACTGAAAACGTTGATATATTTAGGTTGGAGTTTTCTGTGTGAGGTTCTGTGgaagtgttttttattattagtagtaaaaTAATCCAAATTAGCAGATCAGTGACATCAGTAATTTCCAACCTCTTGTTCTCAAGGTGTGAAACTGAACACTTGAACATTTAGACTGACTGTGTGAGAGTTACTGGTTAAAAGTCAGTCTCAATGTTAAGAACAGAGAAGTGTCAGCAGATCAGAGATCAGTTAGTTAAGGTAATCAGtgtggaggggtctgaaatggCCTGATCTGCAGGGTCTCTCTGTGGGTTTCCTGTATCTGCATGTATAAACTTTGATGCTGCAGAGCTCTGAGTATCTGAGCGTGCTTATATGGTGGAGGGAAGTGAATCTTCACCCTTAtgtgtttatctgatgtggCCATCAACAGCTCTGTTTCCATTCCAGTCTAAACTGAGCAGGTGTGTGTTGGAGTGAGTGTAAGTGTAGTAAGGAGGCGTTGGCCAAAATACCAACGCGCCCATCGTTACATTTATTAGAGTTGGataatgtacactgctcaaaaaaaaaagggaaccctcaaataacacatcctagatctgaatgaatgaaataatctcattgaatactttgttctgtacaaagttgaatgtgctgacaaaaaaatcataaaaatcatcaatggaaatcaaatgtattaaccagtgcaggcctggatttggagtcccacacaaaattaaagtggaaaaacacacgacaggctgatccaactttgatgtaatgtccttaaaacaagtcaaaatgaggctcagtattttgtgtggcctccacgtgcctgtatgacctccctacaacgcctgggcatgctcctgatgaggtggcggatggtctcctgagggatctcctcccagacctggactaaagcatccgccagctcctggacagtctgtggtgcaacgtggcgttggtggatggagcgagacatgatgtcccagatgtgctcaatcggattctggtctggggaacgggtgggccagtccatagcttcaatgccttcatcttgcaggaactgctgacacactcaagccacatgaggtctaacattgtcctgcattaggaagAACCCAGGTCCAatcgcaccagcatatggtatcacaaggggtctgaggatctcgtCTCgatacctaatggcagtcaggctacctctggcgagcacatggagggctgtgcggccttccaaagaaatgccaccccacaccattactgacccactgccaaaccggtcatgctgaaggatgttgcaggcagcagatcgctctccacggcgtctccagactctgtcacgtctgtcacatgtgctcagtctGAACTTGCTTTcgtctgtgaagagcacagtgcggcagtggcgaatttgccaatcctggtgttctctggcaaatgccaagcgtcctgcacggtgttgggctgtgggcacaacccccatctgtggacgtcggtccctcataccatcctcatggagtcggtttctaaccatttgtgcagacacgtGCACATTTGTgtcctgctggaggtcattctgcagggctctggcagtgctcctcctgttcctccttgcacaaaggcagaggtagcggtcctgctgctgggttgttaccctcctacggcctcctccacgtctcctgatgtactggcctgtctcctggtagcgcctccggcctctggacactacgctgacagacactgcaaaccttcttgccacagctcgcattgatgtgccatcctggatgagctgcactacctgagccacttgtgtgggttgtagagtccgtctcctgctaccacgagtgtgaaagcaccaccaacattcaaaagtgaccaaaacatcagccagaaagcagaaaggtactgagaagtggtccgtggtccccacctgcagaaccactcctttattgagcgtgtcttgctaattgccagtaatttccacctgttgtctgttccatttgcacaacagctgtgaaattgattgtcaatcagtgttgcttcctaagtggacagtttgatttcacagaagtttgatttacttggagttatattgtgttgtttaagtgttccctttatttttttgagcagtgtataaataGTCTGGATAATGATGGAGGTTATTGTTCCCAGTTCATTCTATTCTAATTGAGATTCAGGGGTAGGCCGTCATAAACAGCTGCCTGAAAAAGGTAAACAAGCCATCACAGAGCCTGAGCTGTATGTAGAGTTCACCAGTCACAGATGCCTCcatgatgtgtgtgtctgtggtgcaGTAAACGAACTAGCTGCTGAGGTTCGGTATTAACCCAGCAGTTTCATTATTGTCACTgagattttattaaaaataacaatgttGCTTCAGGTTTAATAGCAGCAGAATGATCACTCACATGCTGCTTACTCACACAGAGATCAAAAGAACATGAGACACGTTTAAACAGATCCCAGGTCAGTTTCTCCTCTTCAAGCAGGCCTGAAAGTTGTATCTGAGCAGCACAGAGCAGACGTGAGGTCAGTCAGTAAAGACCGTCAGTGAACAGTGGTCTGATGTGCTCTGAGCTGCAGGGCCTCATTGTGGGTTTCCTGTTTTAGAGTGGCTGATGTTGCTGCTCTTGATCTCTCatggttgggggtgggggggtgtctGGGTGGGGGTTAACTGCACTGTTCATCAGATAAAGTGATCTGCACATGGGTGTAAGtgtactttactgtattttagAGACTTCTCAGACGGTCAAAGTTTCCCCATGgctaataatataaaatagaaatatactGACTTTTTACGTGTAAATGGTATTTTTGGTTTCCTACCAGTTACTACAAGTTTATGATTTGTATTTCTGGAAGTATAAGAGAGcagcagtggctgcatgttgAAATGAGTGTATATCCCATGCACAGGCCAAGGTTCCTCCATGTTCGTACTCTTTTGCTTTCCCTGTCATTCATACAGCTCATGGATTATTATCACAGTGGAAGGTCCTGAGGGGATTTGGAGCTCCAAGTTGTTGCTTTTGCTTCTCTgcccattgatttatcagtttccAGCTACCACTAGATCTGTGTGGTCTCCAAATGATTGATTTCACCAGTgtaagtgtttttctttctctctcaaatgTTGTTt
This Pygocentrus nattereri isolate fPygNat1 chromosome 22, fPygNat1.pri, whole genome shotgun sequence DNA region includes the following protein-coding sequences:
- the LOC108416838 gene encoding uncharacterized protein LOC108416838, which produces MERSSAVLLTLMCVLISSISGIVVEMRVKPGDDVTIYCDCTWKRRFKIVWVIKPSHEHQTPLFHLTEHSTLPHYSHVWNKSKLTYDLLVKNITGSELGLYYCALHETMFSRNKNGDGLIEDLYLDGNRTTFLSFQDTTVPCANLSQTPSTPPVSDCSVCWKLLVSVCPVCVLLSSVVSSICVYCICTTRTKADHEADQQRNISMRKHDEVGNDVCYASMDVPSGHKKRLKTRTVESSDFCTYSQVKI